The following are encoded together in the Juglans microcarpa x Juglans regia isolate MS1-56 chromosome 2D, Jm3101_v1.0, whole genome shotgun sequence genome:
- the LOC121249343 gene encoding uncharacterized protein LOC121249343: MVTVDKEKNKKFFKGNSGNSHKMKKSGRPPQQASVSVPNEPKNEGFMRRCNFYHLFGHKKVDCRKFKAWLDKKGTCSLLVCFEFNLVDVPFDTWWLDTDATIYTTNSLQELRNHRRPIDTELVVDICNGVNVKVEHIGTVRLILASKHVLNLSDTAFLPSIRINLISISILNKCGYVFHFGNERATIFYDSVMVVTATLYDGLYKIDLFLALDLTSSNVSIMNVVVGSKRTRSNENSSMLWHKRYFIIFINDYSRYGYIEFIREKSDSLEAFKAVVELLKNKKIKAVRSNRGCEFYGRYDETGRNPGSFARFLEACGIDAQYTMPRTPEHNGIVEIRNRTLMDMVRCMLSHPTLHEFVWGETFKTAAYILNQVPSKSVPKTLYELWSGKRPNLHYFRVWDHKVEIRPYNPQQKKLDPKTIIGYIVHLQEHEFNIGMSLDPTSFKEDIDSPQSSCWMDVMYDEMVSMCQNGV, from the exons ATGGTAACTGTTGATaaagagaagaataagaagTTTTTCAAAGGTAATAGTGGCAACTCCCACAAGATGAAGAAATCTGGGAGGCCTCCTCAGCAAGCTAGTGTGAGTGTTCCAAATGAGCCTAAGAATGAAGGTTTTATGAGAAGGTGCAACTTCTATCATTTGTTTGGGCACAAGAAGGTTGATTGTAGGAAATTTAAGGCTTGGTTAGACAAGAAAGGTACATGTTCATTACTAGTGTGTTTTGAGTTTAATCTAGTCGATGTGCCTTTTGATACTTGGTGGCTAGATACTGATGCAACCATTTATACTACAAATTCTTTGCAGGAATTAAGGAACCACAGAAGACCAATTGATACAGAGTTAGTAGTAGATATATGCAATGGGGTGAATGTTAAAGTTGAACATATTGGTACAGTTAGACTTATTTTGGCTTCTAAGCATGTTTTGAACTTGTCTGATACTGCTTTTCTACCTTCCATCAGAATAAATCTTATCTCTATTTCTATTTTGAACAAATGTGGATATGTCTTTCATTTTGGAAATGAAAGGGCTACAATCTTTTATGACTCAGTTATGGTTGTTACTGCTACTTTATATGATGGTTTGTATAAAATTGACTTATTTCTTGCTTTAGATCTTACTTCTTCTAATGTCTCTATTATGAATGTTGTAGTTGGTTCTAAACGTACTAGATCCAATGAAAACTCTTCCATGTTATGGCACAAAAG ATACTTCATTATCTTTATTAATGATTATTCTCGCTATGGTTATATTGAGTTCATTCGAGAAAAATCAGACTCATTGGAAGCTTTTAAGGCTGTTGTGGAACTcctgaaaaataagaaaatcaaagcGGTAAGATCAAATAGAGGATGTGAGTTTTATGGAAGATATGATGAAACTGGTAGAAATCCTGGATCTTTTGCTAGATTTCTCGAGGCATGCGGTATCGATGCTCAATACACAATGCCTAGAACTCCTGAACATAATGGTATTGTAGAAATAAGAAATCGTACTCTTATGGATATGGTACGGTGTATGCTTAGTCATCCCACTTTGCATGAATTTGTGTGGGGTGAGACTTTTAAAACTGCTGCATATATTTTGAATCAAGTACCAAGTAAATCGGTTCCTAAAACTCTTTATGAGTTATGGTCAGGTAAGAGGCCTAATTTGCATTATTTCCGAGTTTGGGACCATAAAGTGGAAATAAGACCTTATAATCCTCAGCAAAAGAAACTTGATCCTAAGACCATTATTGGTTATATTGTTCATTTGCAAGAGCATGAGTTTAATATTGGTATGTCTCTTGATCCAACCTCTTTTAAGGAAGACATTGATAGTCCTCAATCTTCATGTTGGATGGATGTTATGTATGATGAGATGGTATCGATGTGTCAAAACGGTGTATGA
- the LOC121249062 gene encoding uncharacterized protein LOC121249062 — translation MVRFLCFSAQVHSPKPKKTVQHSADKMYKTSQVFSQSQAPMDSPNHTNFNPSFLKVEADTEIDTHVTSVSSVESGWNSVDMGSKLIIESEFGFKWRGHLKKSQSLGSGLFQEGGVSAGNDTEDEIYQGLSCEGFHDYKAMAEPGPSKYQGVGLPDEYTKIPTLDSFRLNPGFINNEPIFSIEDPLHSEKEGHENSDTQLYGECPGDSGDLTPRSPPLIVKSYSLPNIGASAPISGICSPYRRAGLQSRSFEDLNILNMRRGEISAHESERQDMQEQVKDDGFHEAKKNTLGNSDDDGYDSHNYSGLAKDWIMPATDEVRPVETLIGESSVYQQDDLPGKDFKIKRIEEWVNDLRFCGPVEEANDSSQSDDLGKRDSNILNSLTAAKVDGKVNPGMEAAKRYISSLSAIATTAQLANHGLVTIPFLSAFTSLRLLNLSGNAIARITAGALPRGLHMLNLSRNNISTIDGLRELTRLRILNLSYNRIFRIGHGLASCSALKELYLAGNKISEVEGLHRLLKLNVLDLRINKISTAKCLGQLAANYNSLQAISLEGNPCQKNVGDEQLKKYVQGLLPYLTYFNRLPLKASTFKDVADRSVRSGISSHQLDRGIRSDHKATRKISHGLAAHRPSSSSIHGRKSQAVASPKRSNARHGLLPPTGTKATTHDRHNFDFSSKLQKSGPEISIRRSQSEGILRAL, via the exons ATGGTTAGGTTTTTATGTTTCAGTGCTCAAGTTCATTCCCCCAAACCAAAG AAAACCGTTCAACATTCTGCTGATAAAATGTATAAGACATCGCAAGTCTTTTCTCAAAGTCAAGCCCCAATGGATTCACCCAACCACACCAACTTTAACCCATCGTTTTTGAAGGTGGAAGCAGATACTGAGATTGACACGCATGTTACGAGTGTGTCTTCTGTTGAGAGTGGTTGGAATTCAGTGGACATGGGGAGCAAATTAATTATTGAGAGCGAGTTTGGATTTAAGTGGAGAGGGCACCTTAAGAAAAGTCAATCACTAGGAAGTGGTTTGTTCCAGGAGGGCGGGGTGTCTGCAGGAAACGATACTGAGGATGAGATCTATCAGGGGCTTTCTTGTGAGGGCTTCCATGACTACAAAGCGATGGCGGAACCAGGTCCCAGCAAGTATCAAGGAGTGGGCCTGCCAGATGAGTATACAAAAATTCCTACCTTGGATTCATTCCGATTAAATCCTGGCTTTATCAATAATGAACCAATTTTCTCTATCGAAGACCCGCTGCATTCAGAGAAGGAAGGCCATGAAAATTCTGACACACAATTATATGGTGAATGTCCTGGTGACTCTGGTGATCTTACACCTCGTAGTCCACCTCTGATTGTAAAATCATATTCTTTGCCCAACATTGGTGCCTCTGCACCCATTTCTGGAATATGTTCTCCTTACAGACGTGCAGGACTGCAGTCAAGATCTTTTGAAgatctaaatattttaaacatgcGGCGAGGAGAGATATCAGCTCATGAGTCTGAAAGGCAGGACATGCAAGAACAAGTAAAAGATGATGGCTTTcatgaagctaaaaaaaatactcttggAAATTCAGATGATGATGGATATGATTCTCATAATTATTCTGGTTTAGCCAAAGACTGGATAATGCCTGCCACGGATGAGGTAAGGCCAGTGGAAACTCTTATAGGAGAATCCTCAGTTTACCAGCAGGATGATTTGCCTGGCAAGGATTTTAAGATCAAGCGCATTGAGGAGTGGGTTAACGATCTTCGATTTTGCGGTCCGGTGGAAGAAGCAAATGACTCATCCCAATCTGATGACCTGGGAAAGAGAGACTCCAATATCCTAAACAGTTTGACTGCTGCAAAGGTGGATGGTAAGGTCAATCCTGGCATGGAAGCTGCAAAAAGATATATTTCTTCTTTGAGTGCCATAGCCACAACAGCTCAGCTGGCAAACCATGGATTAGTCACGATTCCATTTCTTAGTGCATTTACAAGCCTGAGACTGCTCAATCTGTCCGGAAATGCGATAG CTAGGATAACTGCGGGTGCTCTTCCTCGAGGACTTCATATGTTGAATCTGTCAAGAAACAATATATCTACCATTGATGGTTTGCGAGAACTTACACGACTTCGCATCCTGAACCTGAGCTACAACCGAATATTCAGAATTGGACATG gcCTTGCTTCTTGCTCTGCTCTCAAGGAGTTGTACTTGGCTGGAAATAAAATCAGCGAGGTAGAGGGTCTTCACCGACTGTTAAAACTCAATGTGCTGGATCTGCGTATCAACAAAATCTCAACGGCCAAATGTCTTGGCCAACTTGCAGCTAACTACAATTCCTTGCAAGCGATCAGCTTGGAAGGAAACCCATGCCaaaaaaatgttggagatgAACAACTGAAGAAGTATGTGCAAGGTCTACTTCCATATTTGACTTACTTCAATCGGTTGCCTCTCAAAGCCAGCACCTTCAAGGATGTTGCTGATCGGTCAGTTCGGTCAGGCATCAGTTCCCATCAGTTGGATCGTGGCATTAGATCAGATCACAAGGCTACTAGAAAGATTAGCCATGGTTTAGCTGCTCACCGGCCATCATCTTCGTCAATTCATGGCCGTAAAAGTCAAGCAGTGGCCTCACCAAAACGGTCCAATGCCAGGCATGGACTTCTGCCTCCAACAGGAACCAAGGCAACAACTCATGATCGGCACAACTTTGATTTCAGCAGCAAACTTCAGAAATCCGGGCCAGAAATTTCTATTCGTAGGAGTCAAAGTGAGGGTATTCTCAGGGCTCTTTGA